The following are encoded in a window of Naumovozyma castellii chromosome 10, complete genome genomic DNA:
- the SWC7 gene encoding Swc7p (ancestral locus Anc_4.241) produces MEQYPANVPLLLLQIILQRQQVLAHKDKNLHMETLIKDPIIDDEILNQFISHKLIKIYTPDLSHMTKRSLKTMVNELFVEGLSTSQDPVTIVTLANYYYERRVKELETELIPQLKSQLQAQLQDER; encoded by the coding sequence ATGGAACAGTATCCAGCAAACGTTCCGCTTCTACTCTTACAGATTATTCTGCAAAGACAACAAGTACTCGCGCATAAGGATAAGAACTTGCACATGGAAACGTTAATAAAGGATCCAATCATAGACGATGAGATCCTCAATCAATTCATCTCGCATAAGTTAATTAAGATATACACACCGGATCTTTCTCATATGACCAAACGGTCCCTGAAGACAATGGTTAACGAATTATTTGTGGAAGGACTAAGCACTAGCCAGGATCCCGTGACCATCGTTACGCTAGccaattattattatgaaaGGCGAGTGAAAGAGCTAGAAACAGAACTAATACCCCAACTGAAGAGCCAATTACAAGCCCAATTGCAGGATGAGCGCTGA
- the IKI3 gene encoding Elongator subunit IKI3 (ancestral locus Anc_4.240), whose product MRNLITLNKGRLRPVATTAIEDDSQQSFQLLDSSFDTISDSITCVLGNLEMGLIEVQRFMKNGEKNVLASFNIETFNDKLLNFMHFADINQLVFIFQQGDIVTATYDSVTYDPESTIVEIVGSIDNGIDAAEWSYDEETLALVTRDRNMVLLSKLYEPISEYHLETDDLKISKHVTVGWGKKETQFRGKGTRAMEREALTSLKASGLVGNQLRDPTMPYMVDTGAITSMDTHEVTISWRGDCEYFVISTIETVVDPDDETNNIERRALRVFARDGKLDSASEPVTGMEQNVSWKPQGSLIASVQRKTFLADENSLDLIFFERNGLRHGEFNTRLSLDEQVKSLCWNSNSEILAIVLNNSIQLWTVKNYHWYLKQEVYSQDIQFVKWHPEKDFTLMYGNDNFVNIVDFAYKMTQGPTLEPFDNGTSLVIDGTTVNITPLGLANVPPPMSLRDFEAPDNVIDCASNLASEVFVALNRDSLIFANVPSLDALKKGKHPNVVSEFPKSSFATEVDSLRQVAFMNDSIVGVLLDTDNFSRIALIDVQDVSQPAVLNIVEIYDKIILLRTDFNYNRLVYETRDGSIYELDAEGQLKQITQFPQLVYDFRVKRVHNQPSSTEEQWEGESSELVAFGITNNGKLFANQVQLTSAVTSLEITDSLLLFTTAQHNLQFVHLNSTHFEPLPVVEADVEDERVRAIERGSVLVSVMPSKGAVVLQAPRGNLETIYPRIMVLSEVRKNILAKQYREAFVHCRTHRINLDILHDYAPELFFDNLELFINQIDKVDYLNLFISCLTEEDVTKTKYKETINVGISNSFKVADAPLTEMQEYMKKKMFDPTTSKVNKICEAILDILLSKEGYKKKYIQSIITAYATQKPQNLEKALTLIGSIEDKEEKDSCVTYLCFLQDVNLVYKVSLSLYDIKLALLVAQKSQMDPREYLPFLQNLQDNEPLRRQFLIDDYLKKYENALDHLMELEKSNEGVSDEFLEYVQTHELYKHALSLYRYDAKKQNVVYGIFAKYLSSRQDYVEAGIIYEMLHEFKDAMDAYVLGKKWREALYIASERFPAEVKTVAEDLVSSLTFDHRYVDAAKIELDFLNNAEEAMTLYCKAYQYDTASLIATSNKMPQLIEKVVDPGLGEGFGVIAELLADCKGQVNSQLKRLRELRTKKEEDPYAFYGQETEQADDVSIAPSETSTKESFFTRYTGKTSGTAKTGASRRTAKNRRREERKRARGKKGTIYEEEYLVQSIGRLLERLIQTKPDAVSLIEGLCRRCMREQAYQIQKHFVDVLELLKDNVKEIYSISEKDRERIDENGEVYYLPEIPIPKIPDFSVNKIVDF is encoded by the coding sequence ATGCGTAACTTAATTACATTGAATAAGGGACGATTGAGACCCGTAGCCACAACGGCCATCGAAGATGATTCTCAACAATCATTTCAACTATTAGATAGTTCTTTTGACACCATATCCGACAGCATAACATGTgttcttggaaatttgGAGATGGGTCTTATTGAAGTGCAAAGATTTATGAAAAATGGGGAAAAAAATGTTCTAGCATCATTcaatattgaaacttttAATGATAAACTACTGAACTTTATGCATTTCGCTGATATTAATCAACTAGTGTTCATATTCCAACAGGGGGACATCGTTACCGCGACATATGACTCTGTGACGTACGATCCCGAAAGTACTATAGTGGAAATCGTGGGGTCCATAGATAATGGAATTGATGCTGCTGAATGGTcatatgatgaagaaacatTAGCTTTGGTGACGAGAGATCGTAACATGGTTTTATTAAGTAAGTTGTATGAACCAATTTCCGAATATCATTTAGAAACTGACGATCTCAAAATATCTAAACATGTCACAGTTGGTTGGGGTAAGAAGGAAACACAGTTTAGAGGGAAGGGGACTCGTGCTATGGAAAGAGAAGCTCTAACGAGTTTGAAAGCTTCTGGTCTTGTTGGGAATCAATTGAGAGACCCTACAATGCCCTATATGGTCGACACTGGGGCCATCACTTCAATGGATACACATGAAGTCACCATCTCATGGAGAGGTGATTGTGAATATTTCGTCATTTCAACCATTGAGACTGTAGTGGACcctgatgatgaaactaATAATATAGAGAGAAGAGCTCTTCGAGTTTTCGCTCGTGATGGTAAACTAGATAGTGCCTCAGAACCTGTTACTGGTATGGAACAGAACGTTAGTTGGAAACCTCAAGGTTCGTTGATTGCTTCTGTTCAACGTAAGACCTTTTTGGCTGATGAAAATTCCTTagatttgatattttttgagAGAAATGGGTTAAGACACGGTGAATTTAATACAAGACTATCTCTCGATGAACAAGTTAAGAGTCTGTGTTGGAATTCCAATTCTGAAATTCTTGCTATCGTTCTGAATAACAGCATACAACTATGGACTGTGAAGAATTATCATTGGTACTTAAAGCAGGAAGTATATTCTCAGGACATCCAATTCGTTAAATGGCATCCTGAAAAGGACTTCACTTTGATGTACGGTAATGATAACTTCGTAAACATTGTTGATTTCGCTTATAAGATGACACAAGGCCCAACCTTAGAACCCTTCGATAATGGGACTTCTTTAGTCATTGACGGTACTACAGTTAACATTACACCATTAGGTTTGGCCAATGTTCCTCCACCAATGTCTCTGAGGGATTTTGAAGCTCCTGACAATGTCATCGATTGTGCATCTAATTTAGCTAGTGAAGTATTTGTGGCGTTGAACAGGGATTCTCTAATTTTTGCCAATGTTCCCAGCTTGGATGCTTTAAAAAAGGGCAAACATCCAAATGTGGTCTCTGAATTCCCCAAGAGTAGTTTTGCCACTGAAGTTGATTCGTTACGTCAAGTTGCATTTATGAACGATTCGATTGTGGGTGTTTTATTGGATACGGATAATTTTTCTCGTATTGCTCTAATCGATGTCCAAGATGTGAGTCAACCAGCAGTTTTGAACATTGTAGAAATATATGATAAGATCATTCTTCTAAGAACAGATTTCAATTATAATCGTCTAGTGTATGAAACTCGTGACGGTTCCATCTACGAATTAGATGCTGAAGGCCAGTTAAAACAAATAACCCAATTCCCACAATTAGTATATGATTTCAGGGTCAAAAGAGTTCATAATCAACCATCAAGCACTGAAGAGCAATGGGAAGGTGAAAGTTCCGAACTTGTTGCGTTTGGTATTACAAATAACGGTAAGTTATTTGCCAATCAAGTTCAATTAACCTCCGCTGTGACATCATTGGAAATTACTGATAGTCTTCTATTATTCACTACCGCTCAACATAATTTACAATTTGTGCATTTGAATTCCACTCACTTCGAACCACTTCCTGTCGTAGAAGCCgatgttgaagatgaaagagTTCGTGCAATTGAAAGGGGTTCGGTATTGGTCTCAGTAATGCCTTCGAAAGGTGCCGTCGTATTGCAAGCACCTCGTGGTAATTTGGAAACGATCTATCCAAGAATTATGGTACTATCGGAAGTTCGTAAGAATATTTTGGCCAAACAGTACAGGGAGGCATTTGTGCACTGTAGAACCCACAGAATCAATTTGGATATTCTTCATGACTATGCACCTGAATTGTTTTTTGACAATttagaattatttattaatcaaattgatAAGGTCGACTATTTGAACTTATTTATCTCTTGCCTCACTGAAGAAGACGTAACAAAAACCAAATACAAGGAAACCATAAACGTAGGTATCTCAAATTCATTTAAGGTGGCCGATGCTCCATTAACGGAAATGCAAGAATacatgaagaagaaaatgtttGACCCAACAACTTCAAAAGTCAACAAAATTTGCGAAGCTATACTAGATATCTTATTAAGCAAGGAAGGGtacaaaaagaaatatattcaatcaATTATTACAGCATATGCCACTCAAAAGCCACAAAATCTAGAAAAGGCTTTAACTCTCATTGGCTCCATCGaagacaaagaagaaaaggattCATGTGTTACCTATCTCTGTTTCCTACAGGACGTCAATTTGGTATACAAGGTCTCTTTATCCTTGTATGATATCAAGTTAGCATTATTAGTGGCTCAAAAATCACAAATGGACCCTCGTGAATATTTGCCGTTCTTACAAAACTTGCAAGACAATGAGCCTTTACGTCGCCAATTCTTGATtgatgattatttgaaaaaatatgagAATGCCCTAGATCATTTAATGGAACTTGAAAAATCCAATGAAGGTGTTTCTGATGAATTTCTCGAATACGTTCAAACCCACGAACTATACAAGCATGCCCTATCGTTATATAGATATGATGCTAAGAAACAAAACGTTGTCTATGGAATTTTTGcaaaatatctttcatCAAGACAAGATTATGTGGAAGCCGGTATTATATATGAAATGTTACatgaattcaaagatgCTATGGATGCGTATGTTCTTGGAAAGAAGTGGCGCGAGGCTTTGTATATTGCCAGTGAGAGATTTCCAGCTGAAGTCAAAACAGTCGCTGAAGACTTAGTCTCCTCATTGACTTTTGATCATAGGTACGTGGATGCTGCCAAAATTGAATTAGATTTCCTAAACAACGCAGAAGAGGCCATGACACTATACTGTAAGGCATATCAATATGATACAGCATCTCTCATCGCAACATCTAATAAGATGCCACAATTAATCGAAAAAGTTGTAGACCCTGGATTAGGGGAAGGATTTGGTGTGATCGCCGAATTACTAGCTGATTGTAAAGGACAAGTTAATTCTCAATTAAAGAGATTAAGAGAGTTACGtacaaagaaagaagaggaCCCATACGCATTTTACGGACAGGAAACCGAACAAGCAGACGATGTGTCAATTGCACCATCGGAAACATCGACAAAAGAGTCATTTTTCACAAGATATACTGGTAAGACAAGTGGTACCGCAAAAACAGGTGCGTCGAGGCGTACTGCAAAGAATAGACGTCGTGAAGAGCGTAAGAGAGCCCGTGGTAAGAAGGGTACCATTTATGAAGAAGAGTACCTTGTTCAATCTATTGGTAGATTACTTGAAAGATTAATTCAAACTAAACCGGATGCTGTTAGTTTGATTGAAGGTCTCTGTAGACGTTGTATGAGGGAACAAGCGTATCAAATACAGAAGCATTTTGTCGATGTGTTGGAATTGCTGAAGGATAATGTTAAGGAAATATATTCTATCAGTGAAAAAGACAGAGAAAGAATAGACGAAAATGGTGAAGTTTACTATTTACCCGAAATTCCTATCCCCAAAATTCCTGATTTCTCTGTAAACAAGATCGTTGACTTCTGA